A single genomic interval of Heterodontus francisci isolate sHetFra1 chromosome 45, sHetFra1.hap1, whole genome shotgun sequence harbors:
- the LOC137356386 gene encoding histone H1-like, whose protein sequence is MTDTAAAETAPPAAAAQVKTPKKKKAAPRKGSGGPKLGELILKTVAECSVRSGMSLQAIKKALRVKGVDVEKSKFQIKQSIKRLVAKDFLVQTKGTGASGTFKIAKQEKKGTVAKKIKTGAAKRSLVKKTAAKKLITKKTAKKSPGKKIVAKKVSSKKTAAKKVSSKKTAAKKVSTKKAATPKKAVKKATLPKKSPAKNANKTKRATGGKPPKNVQSSRGGKKPKAAKAQKAAPGKK, encoded by the coding sequence atgaccgatactgcagccgccgaaacggctcctccagccgccgccgctcaagtcaagactcccaagaagaagaaggcggctcctcGGAAAGGGTCAGGCGGTCCCAAGTTGGGCGAGCTGATCCTCAAGACTGTGGCGGAATGCAGTGTCCGCAGTGGGATGTCACTGCAGGCAATAAAGAAGGCTCTGCGTGTtaaaggtgtcgatgtggagaagagcaagttccaaatcaagcaaagtatcaagcggcTTGTGGCGAAAGACTTCCTGGTGCAGACGAAGGGCACGGGGGCCTCCGGCACCTTCAAAATCGCGAAACAGGAAAAGAAGGGAACTGTGGCGAAGAAGATTAAGACAGGAGCAGCCAagagatctttagtgaagaaaacagctgccaagaaactgataacaaagaaaacagccaagaaatccccagggaagaaaatagtcgccaagaaagtgagcagcaagaagacagcagccaagaaagtgagcagcaagaagacagcagccaagaaagtgagcacCAAGAAGGCGGCAACGCCAAAGAAGGCGGTAAAGAAAGCAACGCTTCCAAAAAAATCTCCAGCGAAGAATGCCAATAAAACCAAGAGGGCCACGGGCGGAAAGCCGCCCAAGAACGTTCAATCATCAAGGGGCGGGAAgaagccgaaagcagcaaaggctcagaaagcagctcctggaaagaagtga
- the LOC137356298 gene encoding histone H2B 5-like has product MVDEKKTTAPSKKGAKKVLKKAPAKGSKKRRKSRKESYSIYVYKVMKQVHPDTGISSKAMSIMNSFVNDIFERIAREASRLAHYNKRSTISSREIQTAVRLLLPGELAKHAVSEGTKAVTKYTSSK; this is encoded by the coding sequence ATGGTTGACGAGAAGAAAACTACAGCACCttccaagaagggcgccaagaaagttctgaagaaggcgccagcaaagggcagcaagaaacggagaaaatccaggaaagaaagttactccatctacgtgtacaaagtgatgaagcaggttcaccctgacaccggcatctcctccaaggcaatgagcatcatgaattcgtttgtgaatgatattttcgagcgaatcgcgcgtgaggcttcccgcctggcccattacaacaaacgcagcaccatcagctcccgggagatccagaccgccgtgcgcctgctgctgcccggggaactggccaaacacgccgtgtcggaaggtacaaaggcggtcaccaagtacaccagctccaagtaa